Part of the Borreliella afzelii genome, GGAATTCTTGTCTTAACAATAGAACTAGCAAATACCCAATTTAGTCAATATTCTCCAAAAGTGATACTTAAGCACTATAATGACAAACTTAAAATTTCGGGGCTGACCGACACCACACTAACAATAATGGAAAAATATCTTGATAAATTAAAAGAAATAAAAATCATAGCTAAATTTTATACTAAAGACAGGGATTGTGGCATTTTATGTTATTACAAGCTTAATTGCTCCGCTAAGCAAGCTCAATCAAAAATATCAGACTATT contains:
- a CDS encoding plasmid maintenance protein, yielding MENQLISKLHIELGILVLTIELANTQFSQYSPKVILKHYNDKLKISGLTDTTLTIMEKYLDKLKEIKIIAKFYTKDRDCGILCYYKLNCSAKQAQSKISDYLLLKKI